The genomic window CTCTTTTCCGCCCCGCGTCCTCCGCTAGACTGGGTCCGTGAACGGCTCCGGAAGATTCGAAACCATCCTGCGCGACGGCACGCCGATCATCGTGCGGCCTCTCGTCCCGGATGACCGCCCCGCGCTGGCGGAGGCCTACCGCCGTCTTTCCCCGGAGGCCCGCTACAACCGCTTCTGGACCCACACCGGCGAGGTCGTCGGAGACAACATGCTCACCCGCGTGCTGCATCAGGATCCTGCGACGCATGTCAGCTGGGCGGTGCTGGATCCCACCCGCGAGTTCAGTCCCATGGGCGGCGCGAGCTGGTGGCGGACCGCCGGCCAACCCGGTGAGGTCGAGATTTCATTCATTGTCCTGGACGACGACCAGCGGCGGGGCATCGGCACGCTGTTGCTCGCGATCCTGTGGCTCACCGCCTTCCGCGCGGGCGCGGAAACGATGACCGGCCACGTCCTCACGGAGAACCGCCAGGCCGCGGGTTGGATGCGGGACTGCGGCGCGCGGGGTGAATGGGACGGCTACAAGCTCTCCTTCCGCTGGGATCTGGACAACCTCGACGCGCTTCCCGAGACACGGGCGGCGGCGGAACTCGCCGGGTGGTTGTCCCGCCTCGCGCCCGGAATCCTCGGATGAACCTTGATGGCGACATCTGTCGTCATTTGCCGCTTGACGCTTATGGCGACATTTGTCTTTAAGTTTCCCATGAGTTCCAAGAAAGCCTCCGTCCTGCCCCCGCTGTCTCCCGCCGAACAAGCGCTCATGGACCAGATCTGGCAGAGGCAACCCGTCACCGTCGGCGAACTGCTCCAATCCGTGAACGAGGGCCGTGACGAACCCATCACGCGAAGCACCTTGCAAACGCAGCTCAACCGCCTGGAGGCAAAGGGATGGCTCCTCACCGACGATCAGGGCCGCGCCCGTCTCTATCGCTCCGCCCCATCTGAAAAAGGCGGGCGCGGAAAAGTCCTCAGCGAACTGAAGCAACGTTTCTTCGGCGGCTCCGGCCTGTCGCTTGTCCGCTGTCTGGTGGAGGAAGGCGGGCTGACCGACGATGAGATGGCGGAACTCAACCAGCTCATCAAAACCCACAGGAAAGGAAACCAGCCATGAGCCTCCCCACCACCTATCTGCTCAATGTCGCGCTGCATGCGGGGATCCTATCCGTTTTCGCCACACTGCTCCTCGCCTTCATCCGCTTGCCCGGACGGCGGTCCTTTGCCGCCATCTCCGGATTGCTGGTTGTCGGACTGCTGCCATGGATCACCGCGCTGCGCCCCTCTCCCACACCCGATGTGTCACCAATTATCCCGGAAGCCCAAGTCGCACCGGCTCCGGCGGAACTGCCGCTCTGGACCATCGTCACCGTGCCGGTCAGAAACGAGGCGGCGGCACCATCAGAACCATACTCCGAGTCCGGGGCGAAGTGGGAACTGCCTGATTTCCCAACAACCGTGATCACACTCTGGGCGACCGGTGTCGGCATCGGTCTCGGTCTGCTCGCGCTCGCCATGATGAGGGTGATGCTCTGGAAAAGATCCCTCAAGCCCCTTGATGACAGCACATGGGACGTGCTCCGGCACATCGTCCCGTCCGGCACGGCACGGACCG from Luteolibacter yonseiensis includes these protein-coding regions:
- a CDS encoding GNAT family N-acetyltransferase: MNGSGRFETILRDGTPIIVRPLVPDDRPALAEAYRRLSPEARYNRFWTHTGEVVGDNMLTRVLHQDPATHVSWAVLDPTREFSPMGGASWWRTAGQPGEVEISFIVLDDDQRRGIGTLLLAILWLTAFRAGAETMTGHVLTENRQAAGWMRDCGARGEWDGYKLSFRWDLDNLDALPETRAAAELAGWLSRLAPGILG
- a CDS encoding BlaI/MecI/CopY family transcriptional regulator — protein: MSSKKASVLPPLSPAEQALMDQIWQRQPVTVGELLQSVNEGRDEPITRSTLQTQLNRLEAKGWLLTDDQGRARLYRSAPSEKGGRGKVLSELKQRFFGGSGLSLVRCLVEEGGLTDDEMAELNQLIKTHRKGNQP